One region of Oxalobacteraceae bacterium OTU3CAMAD1 genomic DNA includes:
- the ssb gene encoding single-stranded DNA-binding protein, producing the protein MASVNKVIIVGNLGRDPEIRYMPSGDAIANIAVATSYKSKDRNTGEQKEQTEWHRISFFGRLAEIVGQYLKKGSSVYVEGRLQTRKYTDKDGVEKYATDIIAEQMQMLGGRQGMGDGGGMDDGGGYESAPPQRQAPAPRPQMAPPAPRPAPKPAPNFSDMDDDIPF; encoded by the coding sequence ATGGCATCAGTCAACAAAGTCATCATCGTCGGCAATCTGGGTCGCGATCCGGAAATTCGCTACATGCCTAGCGGTGACGCGATCGCCAACATTGCCGTGGCGACATCGTACAAATCGAAGGACCGCAACACCGGCGAGCAGAAAGAGCAAACCGAGTGGCACCGCATCTCGTTCTTCGGCCGCCTGGCGGAAATCGTCGGCCAGTATCTGAAGAAGGGTTCGTCGGTCTACGTTGAAGGCCGCCTGCAGACCCGCAAATATACCGACAAGGACGGCGTAGAGAAATACGCGACCGACATCATCGCCGAGCAGATGCAAATGCTGGGAGGCCGTCAAGGCATGGGCGATGGCGGCGGCATGGATGATGGCGGCGGCTACGAATCGGCTCCGCCGCAGCGTCAGGCTCCGGCTCCGCGTCCGCAAATGGCCCCTCCGGCGCCACGTCCGGCACCGAAGCCGGCGCCGAACTTCTCGGATATGGATGACGACATTCCGTTCTAA
- a CDS encoding TetR/AcrR family transcriptional regulator, with protein sequence MAEQNTSNKILAAARELLERDGADEVSMRRVADAVGITPMAIYRHFANREALLKAVADAAFLEVAQEWSTRARHPDLMHALRHSMENYLDYALRHPHMFDYNFSVARDDARRFPEDFRARCSPTLNVVADMLTDAMRQGLLRENDPWDIAMTLWAQAHGLIALYRAGRFSYDEERFRAFYLQSIGVVFDGIVR encoded by the coding sequence ATGGCTGAGCAAAACACATCAAACAAGATCCTGGCCGCCGCCCGCGAGCTGCTGGAACGGGACGGCGCCGACGAGGTCAGCATGCGCCGCGTCGCCGACGCTGTCGGCATCACGCCCATGGCGATCTATCGCCACTTCGCCAATCGCGAGGCGCTGTTGAAGGCCGTCGCCGACGCGGCCTTTCTGGAGGTGGCACAGGAATGGTCCACACGCGCCCGGCACCCGGATCTGATGCACGCGTTGCGGCACTCCATGGAAAACTACCTCGACTATGCGCTGCGGCACCCGCATATGTTCGACTACAACTTCTCGGTGGCGCGCGACGACGCGCGCCGCTTCCCGGAAGACTTCCGCGCCCGCTGTTCGCCCACGCTCAATGTGGTGGCGGACATGCTGACCGACGCGATGCGGCAGGGACTGCTGCGCGAAAACGATCCGTGGGACATCGCCATGACCTTGTGGGCGCAGGCGCACGGCCTGATCGCCCTGTACCGCGCAGGCCGCTTCAGCTACGACGAGGAACGGTTCCGCGCCTTCTATCTGCAATCCATAGGAGTAGTGTTTGATGGCATCGTCCGCTAA
- the uvrA gene encoding excinuclease ABC subunit UvrA — protein sequence MEQIRIRGARTHNLKNINLDLPRNKLIVITGLSGSGKSSLAFDTLYAEGQRRYVESLSAYARQFLQLMEKPDVDLIEGLSPAISIEQKATSHNPRSTVGTVTEIHDYLRLLYARVGTPYCINHPDQALAAQTVSQMVDAVLAMPDDTKLMILAPVVANRKGEHSDLFEQMQAQGFVRFRVQSGTAAAKIYEVDDLPKLKKTEKHTIDVVIDRVKVTADIKQRLAESFETALRLADGRAVALEMDNGTEHVYSNKFACNTCGYSLQELEPRLFSFNNPMGACPECDGLGHIEFFDPKRIVAFPNLSLASGAVKGWDRRNQFYFQMLSNLAAYYEFDLDLPYEQLPKTAQEVILHGSGKTHIPFTYVNERGRTVVKEHAFEGVVTNLARRYRETDSMAVKEELAKFINEKKCPACEGARLRIEARYVKVGTGKQEKAIYEIAEKPLRETLSFFEQLKLKGAKKEIADRVVKEIISRLKFLNNVGLDYLSLDRSADTLSGGEAQRIRLASQIGSGLTGVMYVLDEPSIGLHQRDNDRLIETLKHLRDIGNSVLVVEHDEDAIRTADFIVDMGKGAGVHGGDIIAQGTLKDILKNKQSLTAQYLNGTLKIAVPKKRHVADPDKQLVITGATGNNLKKVNLHLPVGLMTCVTGVSGSGKSSLINDTLYPALSRHLYGSQTEPSPHDSISGLEHFDKVIAVDQAPIGRTPRSNPATYTGLFTPIRDLFSTVPVAKERGYSAGRFSFNVKGGRCEACQGDGVIKVEMHFLPDVYVPCDVCHGKRYNRETLEVQYKGKNITEILDMTVEDAHEFFKPVPLIARKLHTLLDVGLGYIKLGQSATTLSGGEAQRVKLSLELSKRDTGRTLYILDEPTTGLHFHDIDLLMKVIHRLRDQGNTLVIIEHNLDVIKTADWVVDLGPEGGAGGGKIIAAGTPEDVAKNPASVTGKYLVPLLK from the coding sequence ATGGAACAGATCCGCATCCGCGGCGCACGCACGCACAACCTCAAAAACATCAATCTCGACCTCCCGCGCAACAAGTTGATCGTGATCACCGGCCTGTCCGGCTCCGGCAAGTCGTCGCTCGCCTTCGATACGCTGTACGCCGAGGGCCAGCGCCGCTATGTGGAGTCGCTGTCGGCCTACGCCCGCCAGTTCCTGCAGCTGATGGAGAAGCCGGACGTCGATCTGATCGAAGGCCTGTCGCCGGCCATTTCGATCGAGCAGAAAGCGACGTCGCACAATCCTCGTTCGACGGTCGGCACCGTGACCGAGATCCACGATTATCTGCGCCTGCTGTATGCGCGCGTCGGCACGCCTTATTGCATCAACCATCCGGACCAGGCGCTGGCCGCGCAGACGGTGTCGCAGATGGTCGACGCGGTGCTGGCCATGCCCGACGATACCAAGTTGATGATCCTGGCGCCGGTGGTGGCCAACCGCAAGGGCGAGCATTCCGACCTGTTCGAGCAAATGCAGGCGCAGGGCTTCGTGCGCTTCCGCGTGCAGAGCGGCACCGCCGCCGCGAAGATCTATGAAGTCGACGACCTGCCCAAGCTGAAAAAGACCGAGAAGCACACCATCGACGTGGTGATCGACCGAGTGAAGGTGACCGCCGACATCAAGCAGCGCCTGGCCGAGAGCTTCGAGACCGCGTTGCGCCTGGCCGACGGCCGCGCCGTCGCGCTGGAAATGGACAACGGCACGGAGCACGTCTACTCCAACAAGTTCGCCTGCAACACCTGCGGCTATTCGCTGCAGGAGCTGGAGCCGCGCCTGTTTTCGTTCAATAACCCGATGGGTGCGTGCCCGGAATGCGACGGCCTCGGTCACATCGAGTTCTTCGATCCGAAGCGCATCGTCGCCTTCCCCAACCTGTCGCTGGCTTCCGGCGCGGTCAAGGGGTGGGACCGCCGCAACCAGTTCTACTTCCAGATGCTGTCCAATCTGGCGGCGTACTACGAGTTCGATCTGGACCTGCCGTACGAACAGCTGCCGAAGACCGCGCAGGAAGTGATCCTGCACGGCTCGGGCAAGACGCATATCCCGTTCACGTATGTGAATGAGCGCGGCCGCACCGTCGTCAAGGAGCACGCGTTCGAAGGCGTGGTGACCAATCTGGCGCGCCGCTACCGCGAGACCGATTCGATGGCCGTCAAGGAGGAACTGGCGAAGTTCATCAACGAGAAGAAGTGCCCGGCGTGCGAGGGCGCGCGTTTGCGCATCGAGGCGCGCTACGTGAAAGTCGGCACCGGCAAGCAGGAAAAAGCCATCTACGAGATTGCCGAGAAGCCGCTGCGCGAGACGCTGTCGTTCTTCGAGCAGCTGAAGCTCAAGGGCGCGAAGAAGGAGATCGCCGACCGCGTGGTCAAGGAGATCATCTCGCGCCTGAAGTTCCTCAACAACGTCGGCCTGGATTACCTGTCGCTGGACCGCAGCGCCGATACGCTGTCTGGCGGCGAGGCGCAGCGTATCCGCCTGGCGTCGCAGATCGGCTCCGGCCTGACGGGCGTGATGTACGTGCTCGATGAGCCGTCGATCGGCCTGCACCAGCGCGACAACGACCGCCTGATCGAGACGCTCAAGCACCTGCGCGACATCGGCAACAGCGTGCTGGTGGTGGAGCACGACGAGGACGCGATCCGCACCGCCGACTTCATCGTCGACATGGGCAAGGGCGCCGGCGTGCATGGCGGCGACATCATCGCCCAGGGCACGCTGAAGGACATCCTGAAGAACAAGCAGTCGCTGACGGCGCAGTATTTGAACGGCACGCTGAAGATCGCTGTGCCGAAGAAGCGCCACGTCGCCGATCCGGACAAGCAGCTGGTCATCACCGGCGCCACCGGGAACAATCTGAAGAAGGTCAACCTGCACCTGCCGGTCGGCCTGATGACGTGCGTGACCGGCGTTTCCGGTTCCGGCAAATCGTCGCTGATCAACGATACGCTGTATCCGGCGCTGTCGCGCCACTTGTATGGTTCGCAAACCGAGCCGTCGCCGCACGACAGCATCAGCGGCCTGGAACACTTCGACAAGGTCATCGCCGTCGACCAGGCGCCGATCGGCCGCACGCCGCGTTCGAACCCGGCGACGTACACCGGTTTGTTCACGCCGATCCGCGATCTGTTCTCGACGGTGCCGGTGGCCAAGGAACGCGGTTACAGCGCCGGCCGATTCTCGTTCAACGTCAAGGGCGGCCGCTGCGAAGCGTGCCAAGGCGATGGCGTGATCAAGGTGGAGATGCACTTCCTGCCGGACGTCTACGTGCCGTGCGACGTTTGCCACGGCAAGCGCTATAACCGCGAAACGCTGGAAGTCCAGTACAAGGGCAAGAACATCACCGAGATCCTCGACATGACGGTGGAGGACGCGCACGAGTTCTTCAAGCCGGTGCCGCTGATCGCGCGCAAGCTGCATACGCTGCTGGACGTGGGCTTGGGCTACATTAAGCTCGGTCAGAGCGCGACCACCTTGTCGGGCGGCGAGGCGCAGCGCGTCAAGCTGTCGCTGGAGCTGTCCAAGCGCGACACCGGCCGCACCTTGTACATCCTGGACGAGCCCACCACCGGCCTGCACTTCCACGATATCGATCTGCTGATGAAGGTGATCCATCGTCTGCGCGACCAGGGCAACACCCTGGTCATCATCGAGCACAATCTGGATGTGATCAAGACGGCCGACTGGGTGGTCGATCTGGGACCGGAGGGTGGCGCGGGCGGCGGCAAGATCATCGCCGCCGGCACGCCGGAGGATGTGGCCAAGAACCCGGCCAGCGTCACCGGCAAGTATCTGGTGCCGCTGCTGAAGTAA
- a CDS encoding DUF4142 domain-containing protein, translating to MKTTQFLTALTLGIAFAHSASAQTVSKADTDRLNAIAQANIAEIETGKIALEKSTNADVKQFAQAMIDDHTKGLEETKKVAAAKKLTLPTEPDAEHKKMAEKLKTLSGAAFDKEYVTKAGVADHAKVHAALKQDIAKAQDADVKALATKLEPTVAHHGEMAKKLNAAIK from the coding sequence ATGAAAACTACGCAATTTCTGACCGCATTGACCCTGGGCATCGCCTTCGCCCATTCCGCCTCCGCCCAGACGGTATCGAAAGCCGACACCGACCGCTTGAACGCCATCGCGCAAGCCAATATCGCCGAAATCGAAACGGGCAAGATCGCGCTGGAAAAGTCCACCAATGCCGACGTCAAGCAATTCGCGCAGGCAATGATCGACGACCACACCAAAGGCCTCGAGGAAACCAAGAAGGTGGCCGCCGCTAAGAAGCTGACCTTGCCGACGGAGCCCGATGCCGAGCATAAAAAGATGGCCGAAAAACTCAAAACCCTGTCCGGCGCCGCCTTCGACAAGGAATACGTGACCAAGGCCGGCGTTGCCGACCATGCGAAGGTGCACGCCGCGCTGAAACAGGACATCGCCAAGGCCCAGGACGCGGACGTGAAGGCTCTGGCGACGAAGCTTGAGCCGACCGTTGCGCATCATGGCGAGATGGCCAAAAAGCTCAACGCCGCGATCAAATAA
- a CDS encoding AraC family transcriptional regulator: MKRELPLSPLDQMIDVVGRLARDDERYETVIPFLSLLRSSRPTAVTRGVLKPSCCVILQGGKRVHLGADVLDYGPGEYLVVSVDLPASGQVLNATPGQPYLLLNIEFDPQEIAAIVSEARITMADDVQPVRGAFVGTSDAGLLEALNKLVHLLDAPAAEAAFLAVGLKREIIYRLLTGEYGRQLYQNVVLDQQDRGISKAIAWLKDRFDQPVKVEDLAQATNMSVSSLHHRFKAVTTMGPMQYQKQLRLQAARTLLLNGDIDAGTAAYKVGYESQSQFSREYRRLFGAPPMQDVKKLRA, encoded by the coding sequence ATGAAACGGGAGCTCCCTCTCTCACCGCTCGATCAGATGATCGACGTCGTCGGCCGATTGGCGCGCGACGACGAGCGGTACGAGACGGTGATCCCGTTTCTGTCGTTGCTGCGGTCCTCGCGGCCGACGGCCGTCACGCGCGGGGTGCTCAAGCCCTCGTGCTGCGTGATTCTTCAAGGCGGCAAGCGCGTGCACCTCGGTGCCGACGTTCTCGATTACGGTCCCGGTGAATACCTTGTTGTCTCTGTCGACCTACCGGCCTCCGGACAGGTGCTCAACGCCACGCCTGGACAACCCTATCTGCTGCTGAACATCGAATTCGATCCGCAGGAAATCGCCGCCATCGTGTCCGAGGCGCGCATCACGATGGCCGACGACGTGCAACCGGTGCGCGGCGCGTTCGTCGGCACATCCGACGCCGGTCTGCTGGAAGCGTTGAACAAGCTGGTTCACCTGCTTGATGCGCCGGCGGCGGAAGCGGCATTTCTGGCGGTGGGATTGAAGCGGGAAATCATCTACCGCCTGCTGACAGGCGAGTACGGACGGCAGCTGTATCAGAACGTTGTGCTTGACCAGCAGGATCGCGGCATCAGCAAGGCGATCGCGTGGCTCAAGGATCGTTTCGACCAGCCGGTCAAGGTGGAGGATCTGGCGCAGGCCACCAATATGAGCGTCTCCAGCCTGCACCATCGCTTCAAGGCGGTGACGACGATGGGGCCGATGCAATATCAGAAGCAGCTGCGCCTCCAGGCGGCGCGCACCTTGCTGCTGAATGGCGATATCGACGCCGGCACGGCCGCCTACAAGGTTGGCTACGAGAGCCAGTCCCAGTTCAGCCGCGAGTACCGGCGCCTGTTCGGCGCCCCGCCGATGCAGGATGTGAAAAAGCTACGGGCTTAG
- a CDS encoding aldehyde dehydrogenase family protein: protein MRNIEHIYINGQFVTPHGTEMADLVDPTTGQLTGQVRLGDVEDTRLAIAAAKAAFPAFSRTTKAERGAYLQKLHDAVAARADDAARALVEEYGGPLKTSVGRSRYTAKMFLDVKKVMEDHDFVKTVGVSKVMLEPVGVVGIITPWNSSAWFIANKVATAIAAGCTVVVKPSELSAVQNQILTECLHAAGLPPGVINIVNGRGDVVGAEISAHPGIDKISFTGSTLVGKTIARAAVDTMKRVTLELGGKSANVLLDDADFDKAIPMAIQACFLNNGQACLAGTRLLVPAHRLEQVKRLAKAAAEAFTVGDPRDEGVALGPIVTSKQYERVQHYIRTGIEEGAELLTGGPGKPEGLEAGYFVRPTVFANVTPSMTIAREEIFGPVLSILTYETEDQAVAIANDTPYGLQAYVSSTDLARANQVAERLIAGRVHINGVHDDLIAPFGGFKQSGIGREFGPYGLDAYLEPKVILGEAAQYPD from the coding sequence ATGCGTAACATCGAACATATCTACATCAACGGACAATTCGTCACCCCGCACGGGACGGAGATGGCCGATCTCGTCGACCCCACCACCGGGCAGCTGACCGGCCAGGTACGCCTGGGCGATGTCGAGGACACCCGCCTCGCCATCGCCGCCGCCAAGGCGGCCTTCCCGGCCTTTTCCCGCACCACCAAGGCGGAACGCGGCGCGTACCTGCAAAAGCTGCACGATGCCGTGGCCGCGCGCGCGGACGACGCGGCGCGGGCGCTGGTCGAGGAATACGGCGGTCCGCTCAAGACCAGCGTTGGACGGTCGCGCTACACGGCCAAGATGTTTTTGGACGTGAAAAAGGTGATGGAGGATCACGACTTCGTCAAAACCGTCGGCGTCTCGAAGGTGATGCTGGAACCGGTGGGCGTGGTCGGCATCATCACGCCGTGGAATTCGAGCGCCTGGTTCATCGCCAACAAGGTCGCCACCGCCATCGCGGCCGGCTGCACGGTGGTGGTAAAGCCGAGCGAATTGAGCGCGGTGCAGAACCAGATCCTCACCGAATGCCTCCACGCGGCCGGACTGCCGCCGGGTGTGATCAACATCGTCAATGGACGCGGCGACGTGGTCGGTGCCGAGATCAGCGCCCATCCCGGCATCGACAAGATCTCCTTCACCGGCTCCACCCTGGTCGGCAAGACCATCGCCCGGGCGGCTGTCGATACGATGAAACGCGTGACGCTGGAATTGGGCGGCAAGAGCGCCAACGTGCTGCTCGACGACGCCGACTTCGACAAGGCGATACCGATGGCGATCCAGGCCTGCTTCCTGAACAATGGCCAGGCGTGCCTCGCCGGCACGCGCCTGCTGGTGCCAGCCCACCGGCTGGAACAGGTCAAGCGGCTGGCCAAAGCGGCAGCGGAGGCGTTCACCGTCGGCGATCCACGCGACGAGGGTGTGGCGCTGGGACCTATCGTCACCAGCAAGCAGTATGAGCGCGTGCAGCACTATATCCGCACCGGCATCGAGGAAGGCGCGGAGCTGCTCACGGGCGGGCCCGGCAAGCCGGAAGGGCTGGAGGCGGGCTACTTCGTCAGGCCGACGGTCTTCGCCAACGTCACGCCGTCGATGACCATCGCCAGGGAAGAGATTTTCGGACCGGTGCTGTCGATCCTCACCTATGAAACCGAGGACCAGGCGGTGGCCATCGCCAACGATACGCCTTATGGCTTGCAGGCCTATGTCAGCTCGACCGACCTGGCGCGCGCGAATCAAGTGGCCGAACGGTTGATCGCGGGACGGGTGCATATCAACGGCGTGCACGATGACTTGATCGCGCCGTTCGGCGGCTTCAAGCAGTCGGGCATCGGCCGCGAGTTCGGTCCCTACGGATTGGACGCATATCTGGAGCCGAAGGTTATCCTTGGCGAAGCAGCGCAGTATCCGGACTGA
- a CDS encoding YbhB/YbcL family Raf kinase inhibitor-like protein yields MRHKFAGAAPAIVGGLLMAYSGFSHAQQGDGTRVAIAAAIVKPDKVEATPERIAAIKAPAGFTVTAFATGLKNIRIVAVAPDGTIYVSRRDQGDVLMLKDANGDGKADGPPVTVANRAGAHGLAIRDGKLYLATVKEVFVADILADGKLSPLKLIIGDLPDSGQHPNRTLAFGPDGMLYISAGSTCNVCNESNPENATLLRASPDGKQRTIFASGLRNTIGFDWHPRTGELWGPDHGIDFLGDDDQPEELNKLELGKQYGWPHVYADGKIYPQSTPVGDITKPEWKARSEPMVLGYTAHAAPMQMLFYRGSNFPSEYQGDAFVTMRGSWNRSAPSGYEVVRIRFADSQPKSIEPFVTGFLTDGGKTHIARPVGLAMAKDGSLLMADDANGVLYRIAYSGQDKGSAPLPPPPAGPMQQQAQKGNNVPLALTRAPSKGDAKLSVRSPAFAGGAPMAAKYSEYADGVSPPLTWAAVEGAKSYVVIAEDPDAPQKPFVHWLAWNIPASVTTLPEGLQEQPRLTAPEGVLQGRNTRGSLGYYGPRPPVGDPAHHYHFQIFALDTTLTLPFGADRDQLLQAIQGHVLAKGEVVGRYAQSQQPPK; encoded by the coding sequence ATGCGACACAAGTTTGCCGGCGCGGCACCTGCCATCGTCGGCGGCCTGCTAATGGCCTACTCCGGCTTTTCCCATGCTCAACAAGGCGACGGCACGCGCGTTGCGATCGCCGCCGCCATCGTCAAACCCGACAAGGTCGAGGCGACGCCCGAGCGCATCGCCGCCATCAAGGCGCCGGCGGGCTTTACGGTGACGGCCTTCGCCACCGGGCTGAAAAATATCCGCATCGTCGCCGTTGCCCCCGACGGCACCATCTACGTCAGCCGGCGCGACCAGGGCGACGTATTAATGCTCAAGGACGCCAACGGCGACGGAAAAGCCGACGGCCCGCCGGTCACCGTGGCCAACCGCGCCGGCGCGCACGGTCTGGCGATCCGCGACGGCAAGCTCTACCTGGCCACCGTGAAGGAGGTCTTCGTCGCCGACATCCTCGCCGACGGCAAGCTTTCTCCGTTGAAGTTGATCATCGGCGATCTGCCGGACTCGGGCCAGCATCCCAACCGCACGCTGGCCTTCGGGCCGGACGGCATGTTGTATATCAGCGCGGGCTCGACCTGTAACGTCTGCAACGAGAGCAATCCGGAAAACGCCACCCTGCTGCGCGCCAGCCCGGACGGCAAGCAGCGCACCATCTTCGCTTCGGGGCTACGCAACACCATCGGCTTCGACTGGCACCCGCGCACCGGCGAACTGTGGGGTCCCGACCACGGCATCGACTTCCTCGGCGACGACGACCAGCCCGAAGAGCTGAACAAGCTGGAACTGGGCAAACAGTACGGCTGGCCGCACGTCTATGCCGACGGCAAGATCTACCCGCAAAGCACGCCTGTTGGCGATATCACCAAGCCAGAGTGGAAGGCGCGCAGCGAGCCGATGGTGCTCGGCTACACCGCCCATGCGGCGCCGATGCAAATGCTGTTCTATCGCGGCAGCAATTTCCCGTCCGAGTACCAGGGGGACGCCTTCGTCACCATGCGCGGCTCATGGAACCGCAGCGCCCCTTCCGGCTACGAAGTGGTCCGGATCAGGTTTGCCGACAGTCAGCCCAAGTCGATCGAACCGTTTGTGACCGGCTTCCTGACGGACGGCGGAAAGACCCACATCGCGCGTCCGGTCGGCTTGGCTATGGCCAAGGATGGTTCCTTGCTGATGGCCGACGACGCCAACGGTGTGCTCTATCGCATTGCCTACTCGGGCCAGGATAAGGGATCGGCCCCGCTTCCGCCGCCGCCGGCCGGTCCGATGCAACAGCAGGCGCAGAAGGGGAACAATGTACCCCTCGCGCTGACACGCGCGCCATCCAAGGGCGACGCGAAACTTTCGGTGCGCAGCCCCGCATTCGCCGGCGGCGCGCCGATGGCCGCCAAGTACAGCGAATACGCCGACGGCGTGTCGCCGCCGCTGACGTGGGCCGCCGTCGAGGGCGCCAAGTCCTACGTCGTCATCGCCGAAGACCCCGACGCGCCGCAAAAACCGTTCGTGCATTGGCTGGCATGGAATATTCCGGCGTCGGTCACCACCCTGCCGGAAGGGTTGCAGGAGCAGCCCCGCCTGACCGCGCCGGAAGGCGTGCTCCAGGGCAGGAACACGCGCGGTTCGCTCGGCTACTACGGGCCCCGTCCGCCGGTCGGCGATCCGGCGCACCACTATCACTTCCAGATATTCGCGCTCGATACGACGCTGACGCTGCCGTTCGGCGCGGATCGCGACCAACTGCTGCAAGCGATCCAGGGCCACGTTCTGGCCAAGGGCGAAGTGGTAGGCCGCTATGCACAGTCGCAACAACCACCGAAGTAA
- a CDS encoding DUF885 family protein: MKLTTTRLGVASALLFSLLLGPAHAQSAAPDLEARRAALNSLIKEQWEYAMRNSPEWASLLGDKRYNDKWSDFSQANIEADIKVSADFLKRFEAVDTSGFPLQEQLNRELMVRQLRQNVDGARFKDWEMPLAQNSGIHIDTPMIVSALPFDTVKDYEDYIKRLQSLPKLFDETRVQMEKGVNDKLMPPQFLIPKIVKQCEDVAAMAPAKSPYAEPLKKFPKDFSSADKARLSKEVLAAVRTHVNPAYKKLAVYTKTKYLPHGRKEVGMWSLPDGAARYAFKAKNSTTTDMSPEEIHQLGLSEVARIEGQMLETAQKLGFKDLKTFNKALAANPATHPKSRQEIIDLYQKYTDQMYAQLPQQFGVLPKAKVEIIKVEEFREKGASAAAYMPGSPDGKRPGRVMVNTGEFKDRSTISIETTALHEGVPGHHMQLSIAQEIEGMPMFRQQGGYTAYVEGWALYSERLGEELGFFKDPYSYYGHLQDEMLRAIRLVVDTGLHYKQWSRQQVVDFFHDHSGIEEVDVQSETDRYIVWPGQALGYKIGQLKILELRDYARKELGAGFDIRKFHDQVLGAGALPMDVLEKHIKDWVADEKRTVTAS; this comes from the coding sequence ATGAAGCTGACCACCACTCGCCTCGGCGTCGCCAGCGCGCTGCTGTTTTCCCTGCTGCTTGGCCCGGCCCACGCGCAGTCCGCCGCGCCTGACCTGGAAGCCCGCCGCGCCGCGCTCAATAGCCTGATCAAGGAGCAGTGGGAGTACGCGATGCGCAACAGCCCCGAATGGGCGTCGCTGCTGGGCGATAAGCGCTACAACGACAAGTGGTCGGACTTCTCGCAGGCGAACATCGAGGCGGACATCAAGGTCAGTGCCGACTTCCTCAAACGCTTCGAGGCGGTCGATACCAGCGGCTTCCCGCTGCAGGAACAACTGAACCGCGAACTGATGGTGCGCCAGCTACGCCAGAACGTCGACGGCGCGCGCTTCAAGGACTGGGAGATGCCGCTGGCGCAGAACTCCGGCATCCACATCGACACGCCGATGATCGTCTCGGCGCTGCCGTTCGATACCGTCAAGGACTACGAGGACTACATCAAGCGCCTGCAATCGCTACCCAAGCTGTTCGACGAAACGCGGGTACAGATGGAGAAGGGCGTCAACGACAAGCTGATGCCGCCGCAATTCCTGATCCCGAAGATCGTCAAGCAGTGCGAGGATGTGGCGGCGATGGCGCCGGCCAAGTCGCCGTACGCCGAGCCGCTGAAGAAGTTCCCGAAGGACTTCTCGTCCGCCGACAAGGCGCGCCTGAGCAAGGAGGTGCTGGCCGCTGTGCGCACCCACGTCAATCCCGCGTATAAAAAGCTGGCTGTCTACACCAAGACCAAATACCTGCCGCACGGCCGCAAGGAAGTGGGCATGTGGTCGCTGCCGGACGGCGCGGCGCGCTACGCCTTCAAGGCAAAAAATTCGACCACGACCGACATGTCGCCGGAGGAGATCCATCAACTCGGCCTTTCCGAGGTGGCGCGCATCGAAGGGCAGATGCTGGAGACGGCGCAAAAGCTGGGCTTCAAAGATCTGAAGACCTTCAACAAGGCGCTGGCCGCCAACCCTGCCACGCACCCGAAATCGCGCCAGGAGATCATCGACCTCTATCAGAAATACACCGACCAGATGTACGCGCAGTTGCCACAGCAGTTCGGCGTGCTGCCGAAGGCGAAGGTGGAGATCATCAAGGTCGAGGAATTCCGCGAGAAGGGCGCTTCCGCCGCCGCCTACATGCCAGGTTCGCCCGATGGCAAGCGTCCCGGCCGCGTGATGGTCAACACCGGCGAATTCAAGGACCGCTCCACCATCAGCATCGAAACGACAGCGCTGCACGAGGGCGTGCCGGGCCACCACATGCAGCTGTCGATCGCGCAGGAGATCGAGGGCATGCCGATGTTCCGCCAGCAGGGAGGCTACACCGCCTATGTCGAGGGTTGGGCGCTGTACTCGGAGCGTTTGGGCGAGGAGCTGGGCTTCTTCAAGGACCCCTACAGCTACTACGGCCACCTGCAGGATGAAATGCTGCGCGCGATCCGCCTGGTGGTGGACACGGGCCTGCACTACAAGCAGTGGAGTCGCCAGCAGGTGGTGGACTTCTTCCACGACCATTCCGGCATCGAGGAAGTCGACGTGCAAAGCGAGACGGACCGATACATCGTCTGGCCGGGCCAGGCGCTGGGCTACAAGATCGGTCAGTTGAAGATCCTCGAACTGCGCGACTACGCGCGCAAGGAGCTGGGTGCAGGTTTCGACATCCGCAAGTTCCACGACCAGGTGCTGGGTGCGGGGGCGCTGCCGATGGACGTGCTGGAAAAGCACATCAAGGATTGGGTGGCGGACGAGAAGCGGACGGTGACGGCCAGCTAA